In Halorubellus sp. JP-L1, one DNA window encodes the following:
- a CDS encoding DUF1405 domain-containing protein produces the protein MELLRDELPAREDLPWYVAPVPEAIEDLGLRLVWLVVATNVLGTAFGFYYYGIDPLAPGFVWEGSQFAFEPLAMWPFVPDSPVATLFIALAFGAWAVGRSNEYLTALAFFGCLKLGAWTPFVLLAFQSDFAYTGALMYNFLFWSHLAMVLQGFVLHRIGDFPVKAVAVAAGWYLLNDVVDYFVPVVGTPHHTVIPAEEVTASGVVHTPGPHRIAAAGAVVLTVLATFLALSTRAKKLERRRVRE, from the coding sequence ATGGAGCTGTTACGCGACGAGTTGCCGGCCCGTGAAGACCTGCCGTGGTACGTCGCGCCCGTTCCCGAGGCGATCGAGGACCTCGGCCTCCGCCTCGTCTGGCTGGTGGTCGCGACGAACGTCCTCGGGACCGCGTTCGGGTTCTACTACTACGGCATCGACCCCCTGGCACCGGGCTTCGTGTGGGAGGGCAGCCAGTTCGCGTTCGAGCCGCTCGCGATGTGGCCGTTCGTCCCGGACTCGCCGGTCGCGACGCTGTTCATCGCGCTCGCGTTCGGCGCGTGGGCCGTCGGCCGGTCGAACGAGTACCTCACGGCGCTCGCGTTCTTCGGGTGCCTGAAGCTCGGCGCGTGGACGCCGTTCGTCCTGCTCGCGTTCCAGAGCGACTTCGCGTACACGGGCGCGCTCATGTACAACTTCCTGTTCTGGAGTCACCTCGCGATGGTCCTCCAGGGGTTCGTCCTCCACCGGATCGGCGACTTCCCCGTGAAGGCCGTCGCCGTCGCCGCGGGCTGGTACCTCCTGAACGACGTCGTCGACTACTTCGTTCCCGTCGTCGGAACGCCGCATCACACGGTCATCCCCGCCGAGGAGGTGACCGCGAGCGGCGTCGTCCACACCCCCGGCCCGCACCGCATCGCGGCCGCGGGCGCCGTCGTCCTCACGGTGCTCGCGACGTTCCTCGCGCTCTCGACGCGCGCGAAGAAACTGGAACGCCGTCGCGTCCGCGAGTAG
- the pdxS gene encoding pyridoxal 5'-phosphate synthase lyase subunit PdxS produces the protein MPTETDLEDLKRGTDLVKRGFARMQKGGVIMDVVNEEQARIAEEAGAVAVMALEAVPADIRKRGGVARMADPADVADIVDSVSIPVMGKSRIGHRKEAEILQAVGVDMIDESEVLTPADDAYHIDKREFTAPFVCGARNLGEALRRIDEGAAMIRTKGEAGTGDVNQAVHHQRTIKGSIRQLEGMNWEEREKWARENEAPAELVHETAEMGRLPVVNFAAGGIATPADAALMMYHECDGIFVGSGIFGAEDPEAMGEAIVQAVNNHDDPETLAEIASNLGKSMKGDANVDLPEEEKMQGRGV, from the coding sequence ATGCCAACCGAGACCGACCTGGAGGACCTCAAGCGAGGGACCGACCTGGTCAAGCGCGGGTTCGCTCGCATGCAGAAGGGCGGCGTCATCATGGACGTCGTGAACGAAGAGCAGGCGAGGATCGCCGAGGAGGCCGGCGCCGTCGCGGTGATGGCGCTCGAGGCCGTGCCGGCTGACATCCGCAAGCGCGGTGGCGTCGCGCGGATGGCCGACCCCGCGGACGTCGCGGACATCGTCGACTCCGTCTCCATCCCCGTCATGGGGAAGTCCCGCATCGGCCACCGGAAGGAAGCCGAGATCCTGCAGGCCGTCGGCGTGGACATGATCGACGAGAGCGAAGTCCTGACGCCCGCGGACGACGCCTACCACATCGACAAGCGCGAGTTCACCGCGCCGTTCGTCTGCGGCGCGCGGAACCTCGGCGAAGCCCTGCGTCGCATCGACGAGGGCGCGGCGATGATCCGCACGAAGGGCGAGGCCGGGACGGGCGACGTGAACCAGGCCGTCCACCACCAGCGCACGATCAAGGGCTCGATCCGCCAGCTCGAGGGCATGAACTGGGAGGAGCGCGAGAAGTGGGCGCGCGAGAACGAGGCGCCCGCCGAGCTCGTGCACGAGACCGCCGAGATGGGGCGGCTCCCGGTCGTGAACTTCGCCGCCGGCGGCATCGCGACGCCCGCGGACGCGGCGCTGATGATGTACCACGAGTGCGACGGCATCTTCGTCGGCTCCGGGATCTTCGGCGCGGAGGACCCCGAGGCGATGGGCGAAGCGATCGTGCAGGCCGTGAACAACCACGACGACCCGGAGACGCTCGCGGAGATCGCGTCGAACCTCGGGAAGTCGATGAAGGGCGACGCGAACGTCGACCTGCCCGAAGAGGAGAAGATGCAGGGCCGCGGCGTCTGA